From the genome of Grus americana isolate bGruAme1 chromosome 16, bGruAme1.mat, whole genome shotgun sequence:
AGTAATAAAGGCTGTCTGCACATGCAGTGTAATTCCACTCTGGCTGAATTTTTTAGTTCTGAGACTTaaacatctgaattttagaGGAAAACTAAATAAGCTAGTTCCTACCCTGAACAGCTGTACTAAAGGGATTTGGTCATTCTTGCTAATGCAGTACACACATGTGCTTACACCAGACCTCAAAGCCTTTGGAGTAAATCTGCAAACACTGTATCTTAGGATAGCTCATTTGGTAATGTTGCTGTCTGCTTGGCTAGACAAGCTGGTGAGCCACCACTAAAACTATGGAGAGAAACATGAGTAACCAGCATCCAATTAACATATAGTGGTACTAAGGGCTAAGCAACCTCAGACTCAACAGGTATGTGCTGTGTGCTTTGCTCATGACTTAATAATGCAGAGCTGGTGTTTCAATCCCTGGAAAGAATTTGCCTTTAGAGTCTATCACTGttctattttaaattgcttctgAGGTGGGACTTTCATGTGCAAAAGTTGGGCTACACTTTTAGCTAGGGTACCACATTACGCTAAGGAGTGGTGACTATAGAGCAGGAAAGTTGCTCCCAGCAGTTCCCTCATAGTCCTTGCACACAGAGAAAGTTGGCCAAAGTTCTCATTTTCCTGGGACTTGGCCCACTGGAGTGTCCTGCCTTGCCCCTGGCTGCTTGGAGATGCAATTCCCAGGCAGGTACTTGTAAGCCTGCTACAGTCCTCATGTGTCCATACCTTGTTGTGAACTTTAAGCTTCACAAACTCAAAAATTACACCACAGATGCTAGTTTACAGCTAGAGCAGTTGCCTGCTTGTTTTGGTCATGTTCCCTGATAAAGCTGCTTGCAGAAGTATCTGGTCGTAACAAAGAGGCTGAAGTGTTCTCAGGAGGAGGTGGAGTTTGTATGTCCATGAGGCAAAATGGGTTCTACATGGGAGGGCAAGATGCAGCAGGAGCCCCAGGTTCTGTCTTGCTGAAACAACCTTTCAACCTCTCCAGTAAGGAATAATGGATAAAGTACCACTCTGGCACAGGAGCCAAGGATAAGACTGCAATAATATTATTGCTAAATGGCAAGTTTTTGGTTTCTGCAGACTAACATCTGGAAAAAGTTCCCTCCCACCCAGGAATCAGAACTGGTTCTACTATTACTCAAGTCTAAACATGATAAATTAAGGCCAGAAAGTGTTTTTTGACTGTGCTAGCAGTGTAGGTGGATCAGCAAGGATCATAAAACCTATTGGCTTTATCATAAAGGCCTGAACATAACTGTCAGGCTGCCAACAAAATCTTCCCTGCTTGCAACACTCATCAGTTCTGGCAGCAAATGATAGGAACTCTATCAAAGAACTAGTGTACCTCAACAGCAAGGTAGATTCTAATTAGTTTTTTTAAgcaagtttgattttttttttatctcacttcaatgaattttctgtttttaaactcCCCAGGGAAAGACAGGTTGTTTCTAGGGTTGCAAAATCCTGACACTGCAATGCTAAAGGTATTTAAGACACCCACTGTGCTTTGGGTGCTCTGTGCACTGTAACTGGCAGCTACGTGTGCTGACAATGACCCCAGCAAAGCCACTTGCTGAAGAGAGGCTGCATCTCAGTCAGCCATTGCAGGCTTTAACCTTTGCACCTgttcagagattatttttttgcttttcagctgcagttttcacaggaaaaaagttcACCACACAACAGGTTGACATATGATGGAAATGAATTCCGTTTGTGACTTCAGTTAAACTGTTCTACCCTTAAAGGCCAGCTGAATGCCTCACCGAGCTCATTACAGACAGCACCAAGTGCAGAAACAGGCCAGTCCTTTAGATTTGCTGCTTCTAGTTTTAAGTCTCATTCTCCCTTTCCCCCACAGCAAAAAGGTATCAGGCTGTTTTATCTGCTGAAGGAAAGCACTCTGTTTCCACCATGCTTCAAGAAAACTAAATGCATGCAAGCATTCAGCGTTATACCCAAAAGCATTAATATTAGGCCCCAGGACTGCTCAGTTACCAGAATAGCATGAAAAATGGGACTCACTACCCCTTCAAACTTAGTGAACTCAACCTAAGCAGTATGcattccttttatttaaaaagttgtCCTAATAGTGCATGTTGCACCTATACAAAAGAATCTTTACACTGTCCACACACAGGTATATAAGGGCTCCAACAGCTGCCACAGGTCTCAGCTAGGTCACGTGCTAATGCAGCATTCTTGCTATGTGGCATTTGGGTGGAGGGGATGGGGGCAGAAGTCAGCAGTACTGGGAACTCTTGGCAAGTGGAACGTGTCCCCCCTTCAGGGACAAAGACCCCTGCCAATTCTAGATCCATTTGGGGAGAGGAATAGGGATAAAGTCTGTAGGAAGAGCACCAGTGTCACAACAGGAAGATTACCAGGCTGGAGCAGTATTGGCCAAACGTCTCATGCGCctaggggagagagagaggtacAGTAAGTGCTGTGTTAGAGTCATGTGAAGTCTTACTAAAACCAACACTTCTGGGGAGGCTGTGGCAGCTTTGTTAACTCTCTAGACAGGTTTATTGCCTAGACAGACTTCCCTGGTCACCTGAGAGTACCCCTGGTGATAAGGCTAAGACActattttcagcaaaagcttTTAGAGCACTTTTGCTCATTAACTTGGATTGAACCAATCAGTATTTAAAACTATTCAGCCAGCCATGGCTGAGAAGCAAGATAATTATGAAACTATTaatcagcagtaaaaaaaaataaaatcctgggAAACAGCTGAGCCAGCATATTTACTGTTCCCACAATGCGTCTTTTGGAGAGATTCTAGCAGTTCATTTGTATCTGCCAGGAGCAATTTCACCAAGTAGGAGCAAGTGCTCTCGCCTGCTCATCGAACACTGCTCAGTGGGTCTCCGGCAGGCAGAGCTCCTCCTGGAATCACAACAATGCTCTTGTGCTCGCACACAGGTCGGCATCAGtcaggctggagctgggagctTGCCCATTCCTACATCAAACAGCACTTTGCCCTACATAAAAGGAAGCCTTGTGGCAGGATTCTAGGTAGCATGACAGTGCATGTAACTCCAATATTTTTGGTAAGTGCCCTCCTATAGAAACAAATCCCCCTGCACAATCAGAGAGCctagggaaaaggaaaaaaaaaaaaaggaagctttgCTTCAAGCAGGAGAGGTTAGagatttaaatgtttgtggagCAAGGTGATAACGTTTTAATATCCTGAAGCTAAAGGGATATGAGTTTCTGTTGTGGTGTGCAATTTTGAAATCCTGCTAGTTGGCTCTCAGTAGAGAAAGACAAACATCAAAGTTTTTAACTTCTGTCTTAGAGACAGACCAGAAAGAACTTTCTGAACGAGTGGCAGCACCTTGTATTTCTGTCCTGGTCTCTGATCTTCTTCTCCATCTCGGCATCCGTAAGGGTTTCCAGAAGAGGGCACCACTGGTCAGCATCCCCCGTGTTGCGAATAGCGATTTCCACAGTCGGCAAAGGGTTCTCACTGCACGGCGGGGCAGAAGGCAACAAAGCAACATCCATCAGTGGTCCCAGAGTGCTCCTCTGGGTTGCCAGCCCAGACACAAGACACAAGAACAGAGCATAATTTACAGTGTTTCAGGCTTAAGCATTAATTTTGAGCCCCACTTAATACAATCCAGTTCCCAGAAGTAACCAGGGGCTGATGGCAAAAGCTCCTATCAGTTTGTTAGCGCTGGGAGCACTCctctcagagcagcagctgagcagggacTGTTAAAAGGGCTCTTGGTCTAGCTTTGCCGTTCTGCAACCCCAACTTCCTAGCTGTAGTTTGCCTGGCACACCTCTGACGGCTCTTCCCTGGCAAAAGTGGCTTTCCAGGAGCCTGATAGTGGAACAAGCATTGCTCTCCCAATTGCTGTGGAAAGGGTGGGTTTTTAGGACCTGCTGCTGCAACCAGAGACTGTGACTACTCCCTGCACGAGCAATGAACCACCAGGCTTCTGTCCCAGATCACAAGATCTGCTCCTCAAGAGATCTGTCTGCCCTGACCAGCTGTATTATCacatgcacaaaaatatttactgcttcACTAGCCACTTTTCAGTAAAAGTCAACAGGAACTGACCAGGAGTAGCTTCCCAAATATTGACAGAAGAGCCGGAAGCCCAGCATAAATACAGAGGAGCCTCAGAATGTAAACGTTTGCTTTCAATTCTAGAAAATGACTCAGGCCAAGCTGCATGAAGTGTGTCTGAAAGAGGAGCCCTCCGGCAGGTGTGCATACGCATCtggccccctccccagggacatGCCTCTGTGCACAGGATTTCAGCGCTCATGGGCTGCCCTCTCGTTCCCCCAGGAAGGAACTCAAATGCTAATCACCATGGGAACAGACAATGTCTGCATCAAAGCTATTAATCTAGAATAACAAGTCTTCAAAGTAATGctacaatgaaaaattaatccAGAGCCTTTGGTATCTGATCCTGGGAGGAAGCTTGGGTCAAATCTACTTCCAGTATTGCTGACATCCACTAAGCAACACTCAAACCCAGGAATTTCATCTTAGCCCCAGACTGCTACACATTCCAGACTAAATGCTACCTCATTTACTATGCTTAACATTGAGCACCCACTAGAATGAAACAGGGGATGGAAAGCCAGCCTCATGCACATAACTTAATTGCAAGCCAGCTCAGACACCACACTTCTGTAGCACAGAATCAAAcataaactgaaaacatcctcCCTCACCTCCCAACCTCCAAAGACAGACAGCTCCCCCTCCCCTGTTATTTTTTGATCAAGACGACAGTGCTGCTGGCAGAATGACTGAAATGCACTGTCAGCTGTGCTACTCCCAGTAGAGCAGGACGCTCCCTCTGCCAGGGCCCAAGCCTGTGCAGTACTGTCACAGGCatgccagcagggcaggggaacGTCTTCTTGTGGAAAGGGGAACTAACTCCTCAGGCACGAGGGTTAGATGTGAGAGAACCTGTGCCATCCTTCAGGTCTCAAAGGCAAAACCCTGGCTATGAAGCACAGTGTGCTGCCACTGGAAACACTCAGCACCGAGGTGCAAGCCACCACAGCACACTGTCCTCCTGAAAATCCCATAAGCATCGGTTACCTATCTGCTTCCAGTCCTGCCCCTTCCACTGGGCTTCAGGCTCTCCTTGTTTTGCACAGAGCAGGCCAGCTGCAAGAACTGCCCTGGCTTTCATCAACTAGAAGGTTTCACCTCTCAGATGATTAAGAGGCATATGACTTCTCAAACCTCCAGTCCCTCGAGATATTAAGGTTCTTTTGATACATCTAAAGCAGACCCTTTCCTTACATCAGTGGAATAACTTTGGAGCAACCACCACTCCTGTGGTTTGGGAATTCAGGAACTAACCAACCACAGAACCCAAACATCATTAATCACTTTCAAAAGTACTCctttactggaagaaaaaagagaagaggagggcATGTTGGTACTATGACACCAAAcaagatttaaattagatgttgTTTCCTCCCTGAATAGCTCATGTCCACGTACTTTGTTCTGTTGGGTTTCCCTTCCTAGTTTTTGATTCTCCTCCTTGTAATACTGCAACAGTCCAAAGAAGGCCTGAAATCTATGTGTTTGAACTACCCCTAAAAGGAAGCACCCTTTAGTAACTATGGCCAGATATATGTTTTTAGAGAGAATAGTGTGAAGTTGGCATTAATCTGATGTATCTGCACGAGCCTGGGCAGCGCTGACTAAAACCTTACTTGCTGTGAGTTACAAAGACTGACAGgaagcaaaggcaaaaattaaCTCCCCTTGCAACAGTTAAGATGTACACAGATTAATTTCTTAACGTGGGTATCTGCAATACATGGAGAAACATCGGAAAGAGGGAGAACATTTAGTAACCACATTCAAAGCCTGGCTCTGACACACCAAGTGACCAGAATTAGGAACAAATGCCCTGTAGGTTGGGAGGCAGTATGCTAAAAAGTTGTCAGAGTAAATTAACTGGGGAGGTAAATAAATTGTGAGTAGAAAAGGCAGCTTCCTGGCCAGTGTGGTGTGAGCAGGGCCGCCTTTCTACTTCAAATCGGATATGAAGAAGCTCAAACTCCTGCGAATGCTCAGGCAACAAGAAGTTCTACTAAACCTTACGGAAATGAACTCACTCCCTGCCATAGCTAGCTTAAATTACGGACTAAAGTCTACTTTACATTGGCTTCAAAGACTGTGTCTACCAACAGGGACACCTTcactctctgctgctgcaggcccCAAGGCAGACAGTGCTAGCTCACTCCGTCATGGTTATATGCTcaggagcaggggagaagaggcaGAACTACAGGCATCAGATTCCCATCTTCTCAGGAACACACACTCACTGTTCTGTTGTTACAGTTCAATGTGGTCCCATGCTGGATCTGCAAATATCAGTCTGCTGTCATGGACAGAAAGGTAGAAGTCACCTCCCCACCTCTGTGAGGAGAAAGGACATCAGTGGGATGGATGCACAATCTAACAGTTTCAGCAGAAGAGTTTAATTCCAATGTGGTAAAAAGtccctttccattttcaaatatGAACTGCTCTGGGGATCATTTTAGAACCAAGTAGTTGCTATGGAAGATTTTCAGGATAAAAATAACCTCCAGAGGAAGCGGAGTGAGACTAGTGGAAGAGCAACTGGTCCAGAGCAGATCAGTGCTCATTTTCCAAAAGAGGCTGACCAGGCAGGAAACCTTCACAGAGGAAGGAGCATAgcttacagcagcagcagctgccccacagcctccagctcctccttgcTTACCCCCACACCAACTACTCGTCACCCTCTCCCtgaggcaggacagggctgggcaGGTTTCCCTTTGCTGCCCAGGCAGATCATCCTGCTTCCCTGAACTGACCTCTGCAAAACTGGTGTCAACACTACCATTTCCTCACCTCTGCAAATATATCATTTGCTGAACCTCAAGCTCTCTCGACTGTCACCATGACCTGAGGTCAAAAAACCTCCCACCGCACATTAAAGGATGCTTACAGCCTGCAGACTCAGCAACATGCTGAGGATAACATCAGTACAGTAACTCACCACAGAACACTGCACAACTGGAAACGATTATCATTAGGAGACAAGTTACAAAGCTGACTAATCAAACCTGACACTGCTGCATTCCAGCTGTGAGAAGGGCCTATGATCAAGCCAACTTCAACGTCAGCCAGGGCAGACAGCTACGGTTTTGATCAGTCAGTTCAAAACACCAAAGCTTGAGACAGTGGACGGCCCAAGTCAGGCAAAGCtaacaaagcagaaatgtatttctgctCATCGTTAGCAAACATTAAAAGAGGGAGACACAAGGTATTCAGTCACTGTTAATTACAGCAACCTTTCATTCTGCAGCAAAAGCTGACATTTCATCAGTATTTGGTCCTGGAACGTATTacatccaaaaggaaaaaaaataccgGAGCACAGGCAATTTAACAGACAGAACGGGTGCAAGCCATAAGGACCAATTCCCACTGAAACTTTCTGCACCGGGTCAGCTGTTCTAAGATCCATTGATGCCAACTCCCATGAAGTAAGAACACACACCCACACCAGGAAAATGACAGTTCTGTACCTGAAGGCGTACGTCTTCTGATGCCAGCTCAGCTGTCCCCGGATGCTGTAGGCAATAGTAGTGACAAACTCCCCACCCAGGCCAAGCTCTGAGCACAGCTTCAAGGCAAACTTCTCTGGGGAATTCTCCTTCTCTGACATGTCCCATTCAAACTGGTCTACAAGGGAGATGTTCCCTACATGGATGTTTAGCTGGAGAGAAGGTAAGAAACAGGTCATTCATTTCCATCTCTTCCAACAGTTTGTCAAAGGTAATTTAACTGAGGAGGCAGAGGCTGGACAAGAGAAGCAGAGAGTTAACTCCTAGTTCTCTGCATCTGCAGAGGTCCTTAACTGAAATTCTTAATTCCAGTAGCACGAAGACAACTCAGCTTTGCTCACCAAGGTTCAGTTCTTCCAAAAGGACTCAACAATGCTTTAACAGAACTACTTCATCATCTCAGGGGCTGGCACATGAATGTTCAGTAATCTGCCACCTTGGTTCTGTTCTCAATATGAAGGACAAAATGCAATCTGGATACAGGACTGGAATTAACTCCTTTGCTCTGAGGGAGCCTTTGTTGTCTTCCTCCCCCATAACATAACCAGAGAAACCCACATGGTTCAGTTCCCAttctgctgccttcctgcaTTACCTTAATAATAACTCGTTGGTCTGACTGATCTTCTAGGATACTGTCAGTTGGGTATGACTCAATCTGTTGTCGGATGGCAGAGGCAATAGCAGGGACAAAGGTCAGAGGATTCAAATCCAGGTCATCGCAAAGAATCTCAGAGAACATTTCTGGAGTCATTAGCTTTTCTGATGCAGAACAAGAATAAACACACACTGTTAACTTTCTTAGAAATCAGCGTCTGACACTTACAGAATACACAAAATTATCCCACAGCATGACAAAGGGAATCCCAAATGCATcaccttttgcttttaaaagtgtgttttgTTACAGGTTTGTAAGGACGTGCACGCTGACACAGGGATTTACAGCCGCCTTTACTTCCTCCATAGAGACAACGTAGCTATGGTGTAATAATCCACATAAAGGAGCCGCACATTAACTGTTACATATTTAAAGCATCTCAGATGTTTTGCATTTAAGGTATCTCAGCTAACGGAATAGTCTCGGACCGCTGATCTGATGAACAGGGTCAGGAGAATAGGCCAGTTAAACTCTTCAGATTACACGTGTCCAGGAATGACTGCAACCCATGTAAAGTGGCAGAGCATTTGCTAAGAGATGAGAGCTAAATACAGTCCCAAGTGGGAGAACTTTAAATTTTGTGTATATGGGACAAAGACATGCACACTCATGCTTGTTCTCTCTTCATATTTGGTGATGGACACAACTATATCTCCCCAACCTCAGGAAACTCTCCCTCCTACATACCATTCATGTTCCATGTAAACGCATCTCTGAGTTTCTGCCCATCAATTTCCATATCAAGCCTGATTGGAACCAGAACCTCCGGCTGGGATGCATTCTCATGGATCACTGCTGGGTCATGGTCATCAAAGCTAATACAAAGAGCAGCAACACAGTATATGCAACTAGCACATGATACATCTGGCATCCATAGAGGGAAGGCAATGTTTGTTGGAAGCAATCCCCACACTTCAACTCCCTGATCAGTCTTTAGACAGACTCTTCAATGCAAGCTTACAGGGCTATGGCAACCAATACCAGTTTATCACCTTTTATTGCATCTATCATAATACATTCCTGCAAATAAAACTAGGAAGCTTTCCAGGATCACGTTTTATCTTGGTTTCCTCAActtttataatggaaaataaaagtcatGAGCCACAGCAGCATCTTCCATTGAATAAATTAGATCAAAGTTACTGGAATACGTCAGTGAGAGGCAGCCTGTTCTTCACAGAGAGGGTCTGCAGGCTCCTCAAATGACAACTGTCCAGCAATCACCAGGAAGTAGAAGAAACTTATCAGGAAAAGAACGAACCATTTTCCTGACAAAAGGAAAGCCTCTTCTCTGAGCCTTGGCTGGCTGCTCTAAGGAAGAGCTTCAAGACACACAGTTCAACTAAGAACTTCCAAATAGTGACCTGTAGGTCTTTTGTCAGTTTGAGATGAATCACATTATAACAACACATCAGCACTACCCTGGCAGTGTGTGATGTCAGTAACCGTTTCCACTTTTCAGAAGCGGGAAGCTGTCTTACCACAGAGGGAACGTCCTCTTCTTATCCCTGCCCATGCGATTTCTGTTAATCGTTGTCGAGCACGGCACTGCATCCAGGTGATGAGAGCTGTTGGGCAGGGTCGGCACCCACTGGTTGTTCCTCTTTGCCTTCTGCTCTCTGAAGGAGACCGTATGTTAAACTGCAGCCCCTGAGCCCCACTGCTACTACTTAAGGAAtggtataatttttaaaatttaagtccTATTATTAGTTCCTGCTACTTTATTCTGGAACCTTCAACAATATTATTCCACTGAGAACTCATGTTCCACACTAGCCTCTGGGAAGCCCATTCTCCAACTCACAATTATTCATCAGATATGAATCCAGGTGCATTTATAAATACTAAGTTCATATTTAGATTTTCTGTCTATACTTTATAAAAGGACTGCTGAGAAATGCGAGGTCTCCAGAAGGCAGTACGTGCAGAGAGTGTGTTCTGCAAAACATCCGTTACAGCTGGAATGCAGTAATTGCAAAAAGAGCTGTATCATCAAACacttatgtttttcttcctgttgtaTGTGGGCAGTAACCCAATCCTTACCCTCTGGAGATCTTCCTTTGCCTAACACTGCAAACGACCATTAGCACAGACTGGCAAGCACCCCCCTGCACAACGGCCTGGGTTTATGCAATTTCTTGCACAGCCTGCCCAAGCTGACATCTTCCAGGCAGTTCCGTTCTGATCTTGGCCCTCACTGATGCTGGTTACCTGAGGTAGGTAGGAGGTTCTGTGCTGATAGACACTGCCTTATACTTCTCATCGTTTCCATCCAAGATCTCTTCCACTTCAGAGGCCTTTAACAGCGTCACACTAGTGGCTAATGTTGTGTAGCCATGATCTATTACCAGGAAAGATGCCAATAATTAACACAGAAAAGTACTACATAACAATGTAGCATTAATAGGCTGCATAGTGAAAAGCCCTCCCTGACGCTGCAGGAGGGACTAAAATAGGTTACCAGGTGGTACAGGTGTGCGCCCCAGAAGTCCTTTGGGCTTCATTTATCTTCTCACAGACATTTAATTTTCGAGAAAGGTTTTGACATGGGATTTTGTACACATTGGATAAATGGAGATGGCAAAACTTTCCACTGCCATTTCTGAGTTGCCAGAAGCCTCCACTCTCTCTCCCTCACACACCAGGATGTTCTGCTACGGGGGTAGCTCAACCACAGTGCCTGGCACTAAAGAAATATAATCGGGTTTTGACATCCATctaaacagcagaaataaacgTGACTTTCTTGGGAGCAGGGGTGGAATGTCTTAGTTAACACATGGCAATCCCCACCACAAAGCctaaagaagaaatacacttcaaaagacaaaagcagtGTAACGCCTTGGAATGGTTGCATAGTGATAGAGCCAAGATTTGCAAAAGGCATCAGTATCTCTTTACCTTGTAGAGCTATCCTGTTCACACTCtattaaaaacatctttcattTGGACTAAGAGTGAAGACACAGGGAGGGTAGGAATTACACGAGCTTCACTCAGGTACTACCAATGGATGAACTTCATTCTTCCAGGGTGCAACTTACTTACAGACTGGTCATTTCTGTTATGAAATTCACTTAAGATGGAAAGGAATGCTACAAAAACAAGATTTCAGAAAGAAGTCCTTAAATCCTCATAATTATTAGATAAATTTTAAAGCTAATGTGCTTTTACTcaaggagaagaagagaaaaacaattctCTCCTACCCTGAGCTGCCCTTTGCAATCACATGTTTAGCTCTGCACACCTACATCTACCAAAATGATGTAAAATCTCTTCCACAGCCTTCTGGGAggaaaagcccagaaaacaataAATCCTCAGTGGACTTAAAAGTTGGAAAGAGACAGGCAATGGTCAATAGAAAAGCTGGTAGGACttgggagagggggagaaaccTCAGGACGGCTCTTGGTGAATTACAGAGACCATCTGCATTTGAGAGTCCCGCTAAGTTCTGAGAAAGAAGAGTTAAGCATGTGATCAGGATGCACAATTAGGGACCACAGGGAGAGATCAGAGGAAGAGGATTAGACATTAATATATATCGTAACAGCACCAAAGGTCACAGTGGAGATTCTTCCACTAGCACAGCTAAGAATAACACGCAGATAAAACTTACATCTTCTGGGACTGTGGGACCGCTGATtttctgttgggaaaaaaaaaaaaaagaaaaaaaaagaaaaaagcaacaggtCAGCAGGATACTTGGCGGAAAGAGACATAAGTCCAGAATGAAccacttattttttattatgctttAGTCTAAAGAGTGTACAAGTCATATTGCTAAGAATTTTAACAGCTTGTTATTAGTCTCCCACCAAAAATAACACTGAGGCAGCTATATTCTCACTGTGGCAGTCACATCACTAACACCACACCACAACTAATTCTGGGAGACATAAATATTCAGTCCATGCAAGAGGCAAAGTTAAGCAAAGATGCACACTTACAATGGGGCATCCTTGCAACATTCCTGCCTATTTgacaaaagagacaaaaatgcCCCTCTCTGTCTACAAAAGCCTCTTCTGGAATGTGGTATTAATTTTGAGatgttgcttttgctttgtaatGAACACAGGCAACCCCAGGAAAGCCACGATGAAGGTTTTGattttagaacatttttcaTCAGTTGATGTTTGTTGCTAGGCTGAACCAGGAGCTACTAGTGCCACCGCTGCAGAGTGCTCCGTCGCTGGGGCAATCTGAAGTGATTCGCACAGCCTTAAAGGTGCACAAGCTTCTGAATTGCCAGAGACAgtttttcaagacaaaaattCAGGTTTCAGATAAATATGACTGGGAATGTTTGCTCATCTTCTCACCATGTGAAGAGGCCActatcttcttcctttcttctactGTGGCTAGTCGCCTCCAGAGTGAGGGATATCTCTTGTACAGGGAACCCCGAAACATACGCAAGTAGTTTCCCACCTACAAGAAAAGTGGAGACATGGCCTGGTGTTCCAGCATGGCCTGGGATTCCATTGTAAGAGATTTTTAGCAGAGGCTGAAACAAATTCAGCTCTTTGTAATGATAAGAGGGACCTCCCAAGaggacttttttgtttgtttttcatgatAGACTGACTGCACTGGGTTTGGCATCATGTAACACTACAATTTTTGCAGCAATACACAAACCAAAATTTTTATCAGCACTTATTTCACTAGTCCGatatgaaaaaaacctcccatCCATTGACAAAAATCcatttaacaggaaaaaaactccatgcattttcatgtatttttgaACAACTTAACCTTTCTTTACTTCAATTTCTGTTTCAACACACAATGCTCAGTAGGAATTAAATCAAACCAGATACCCAGCTCTCCAACAATTATCATTGTTACTTTGAACCTCTGTGCCATCTAGACATTGCTCAAATACAGCAAATGCCCGGAgacttgtattttgttttaaatcctttGAACATGTAAAATGCAATCGCTGCCGATAATCCTCTTTCAAATATACTGAACCACTGTAAAGCGGTTCCATTCTTCCTGGCACAAGATCCTCACCTGTGCTGAAGGCTACAGCAGGACTTGCTGAACAACAGAATTATTTCCAGACTCTGAAATCAAATTTTTAGACTGGCAGTATACTGGC
Proteins encoded in this window:
- the SMARCB1 gene encoding SWI/SNF-related matrix-associated actin-dependent regulator of chromatin subfamily B member 1, producing the protein MMMMALSKTFGQKPVKFQLEEDGEFYMIGSEVGNYLRMFRGSLYKRYPSLWRRLATVEERKKIVASSHENQRSHSPRRYHGYTTLATSVTLLKASEVEEILDGNDEKYKAVSISTEPPTYLREQKAKRNNQWVPTLPNSSHHLDAVPCSTTINRNRMGRDKKRTFPLCFDDHDPAVIHENASQPEVLVPIRLDMEIDGQKLRDAFTWNMNEKLMTPEMFSEILCDDLDLNPLTFVPAIASAIRQQIESYPTDSILEDQSDQRVIIKLNIHVGNISLVDQFEWDMSEKENSPEKFALKLCSELGLGGEFVTTIAYSIRGQLSWHQKTYAFSENPLPTVEIAIRNTGDADQWCPLLETLTDAEMEKKIRDQDRNTRRMRRLANTAPAW